The following proteins are co-located in the Pseudomonas sp. DY-1 genome:
- the gltB gene encoding glutamate synthase large subunit, with protein sequence MKAGLYHPDEFKDNCGFGLIAHMQGEASHHLLKTAIEALTCMTHRGGINADGKTGDGCGLLIQKPDLFLRAIAKETFSVELPAQYAVGMVFFNQDPARAEAARENMNREILAAGLQLIGWRKVPVDTSVLGRLALERLPQIEQVFIGGEGLGDQEMAVKLFSARRRSSVANAADADHYICSFSHKTIIYKGLMMPADLQQFYPDLGDERLQTAICVFHQRFSTNTLPKWPLAQPFRFLAHNGEINTITGNRNWAVARRTKFANEQLPDIDELGPLVNRVGSDSSSMDNMLELMVTGGIDLFRGVRMIIPPAWQNMETMDADLRAFYEYNSMHMEPWDGPAGVVLTDGRYAVCLLDRNGLRPARWVTTKNGYITLASEIGVWDYKPEDVLAKGRVGPGQILAVDTETGQILNTEDIDSRLKSRHPYKQWLRQSAVRIQAKLDDDHGVASYDSDQLKQYMKMFQVTFEERDQVLRPLAEQGQEAVGSMGDDTPMAVLSQRVRSPFDYFRQQFAQVTNPPIDPLREAIVMSLEICLGAERNIFSESPDHATRVILSSPVISPAKWSALMSLDRPGFERQIIDLNYEESLGLEAAVRNFADQAEEAVRSGKSLLVLTDRHIAPGKLPAHASLAVGAVHHRLVEKGLRCDCNILVETATARDPHHFAVLVGFGASAVYPFLAYEVLADLIRTGEVLGDLYEVFKHYRKGISKGLLKILSKMGISTIASYRGAQLFEAVGLSEEVVDLSFRGVASRIKGARFVDIESEQKLLAFEAWNNRKAIQQGGLLKFVYGGEYHAYNPDVVNTLQAAVQQGNYEKFKEYTALVDSRPVSMLRDLLKVKTIDQPLSLDEIEPLESIFKRFDAAGISLGALSPEAHEALAEAMNRLGGRSNSGEGGEDPARYGTVKSSKIKQVATGRFGVTPEYLVNAEVLQIKVAQGAKPGEGGQLPGGKVNGLIARLRYAVPGVTLISPPPHHDIYSIEDLAQLIYDLKQVNPQALVSVKLVAEAGVGTIAAGVAKAYADLITISGYDGGTGASPLTSIKYAGSPWELGLAETHQTLRGNDLRGKVRVQTDGGLKTGLDVIKAAILGAESFGFGTAPMIALGCKYLRICHLNNCATGVATQNDKLRKDHFIGTVEMVMNFFTYIAEETREWLAKLGVRSLSELIGRTDLLELLPGDTEKQGHLDLSPLLGSDHVPADKPQFCEVEKNPPFDPGLLAEKMWDISKAAVEGKTGGVYDLDICNCDRSIGARISGEIARRHGNQGMKDAPVTFRFRGTAGQSFGVWNAGGLNLYLEGDANDYVGKGMTGGKVVITPPKGSPFKSQDSAIVGNTCLYGATGGKLFAAGTAGERFAVRNSGAHTVVEGTGDHCCEYMTGGFVCVLGKTGYNFGSGMTGGFAYVLDQDNSFVDRVNHELVEIQRISNESMEAYRSHLHGVLVEYVKETSSDWGAHLLENLDDYLRKFWLVKPKAASLASLLSSTRANPQ encoded by the coding sequence ATGAAAGCAGGTCTGTACCATCCTGATGAATTCAAGGATAACTGCGGTTTCGGCTTGATCGCCCATATGCAGGGCGAGGCGAGCCACCATCTTCTTAAAACCGCCATTGAAGCCCTGACCTGCATGACCCACCGCGGCGGCATCAATGCCGACGGCAAGACCGGCGACGGTTGTGGTCTGTTGATCCAGAAGCCCGACCTTTTCCTGCGCGCGATTGCCAAGGAAACTTTCTCGGTCGAGCTGCCTGCCCAGTACGCGGTCGGCATGGTCTTCTTCAACCAGGACCCGGCTCGCGCCGAAGCGGCTCGCGAAAACATGAATCGCGAAATCCTTGCTGCCGGCCTGCAACTGATTGGCTGGCGCAAGGTGCCAGTGGACACTAGCGTCCTCGGCCGCCTGGCCCTGGAGCGCCTGCCGCAGATCGAGCAGGTGTTCATCGGTGGTGAAGGCCTGGGCGACCAGGAAATGGCAGTCAAGCTGTTCAGCGCCCGTCGTCGCTCCTCCGTGGCCAATGCCGCGGACGCCGACCACTACATCTGCAGCTTCTCCCACAAGACCATCATCTACAAAGGCCTGATGATGCCGGCCGACCTGCAGCAGTTCTACCCGGACCTGGGTGACGAACGCCTGCAGACCGCTATCTGCGTCTTCCATCAGCGCTTCTCCACCAACACTCTGCCGAAGTGGCCGCTGGCGCAGCCCTTCCGCTTCCTCGCCCACAACGGCGAAATCAACACCATCACCGGTAACCGCAACTGGGCGGTTGCCCGTCGCACCAAGTTCGCCAACGAGCAGCTACCCGACATCGACGAGCTGGGCCCGCTGGTCAACCGCGTGGGCTCCGACTCCTCCAGCATGGACAACATGCTCGAGCTGATGGTCACCGGCGGCATCGACCTGTTCCGTGGCGTGCGCATGATCATCCCGCCGGCCTGGCAGAACATGGAAACCATGGATGCCGACCTGCGCGCCTTCTATGAATACAACTCCATGCACATGGAGCCCTGGGACGGCCCCGCCGGTGTCGTGCTCACCGATGGCCGTTATGCCGTCTGCTTGCTGGACCGCAACGGCCTGCGTCCGGCCCGTTGGGTGACCACCAAGAACGGCTATATCACCCTCGCCTCGGAAATCGGCGTGTGGGACTACAAGCCGGAAGATGTGCTCGCCAAGGGGCGTGTCGGCCCGGGCCAGATTCTTGCGGTGGACACCGAGACCGGTCAGATCCTCAACACCGAAGACATCGACAGCCGCCTGAAGTCGCGTCACCCGTACAAGCAGTGGCTTCGCCAGAGCGCTGTGCGCATCCAGGCCAAGCTGGATGACGACCACGGTGTGGCCAGCTACGACAGCGACCAGCTCAAGCAGTACATGAAGATGTTCCAGGTCACCTTCGAAGAACGTGATCAGGTACTGCGCCCGCTGGCCGAGCAAGGGCAGGAAGCGGTCGGATCCATGGGCGACGATACGCCCATGGCCGTGCTGTCCCAGCGCGTGCGTTCGCCGTTCGACTACTTCCGCCAGCAGTTCGCTCAGGTCACCAACCCCCCGATCGACCCGTTGCGCGAAGCCATCGTGATGTCCCTGGAGATCTGCCTCGGCGCCGAGCGCAACATCTTCAGCGAGTCGCCTGACCATGCCACCCGCGTGATCCTCAGCAGCCCGGTGATCTCCCCGGCCAAGTGGAGCGCGCTGATGAGCCTGGACCGTCCGGGCTTCGAGCGGCAGATCATCGACCTGAACTACGAAGAGAGTCTCGGCCTCGAAGCCGCCGTACGCAACTTCGCCGACCAGGCCGAAGAGGCTGTGCGTTCCGGCAAGTCCCTGCTGGTGTTGACCGACCGCCACATCGCCCCTGGCAAGCTGCCGGCTCACGCCTCCCTGGCTGTTGGCGCCGTGCATCATCGCCTGGTGGAGAAAGGCCTGCGGTGCGACTGCAACATCCTGGTCGAGACCGCCACTGCCCGGGACCCGCACCATTTCGCAGTGCTGGTTGGCTTCGGTGCGTCCGCGGTCTATCCGTTCCTCGCCTATGAAGTGCTGGCTGACCTGATCCGCACCGGTGAAGTGCTGGGCGATCTGTACGAGGTCTTCAAGCACTACCGCAAAGGCATCTCCAAGGGCTTGCTGAAGATCCTGTCGAAGATGGGCATCTCCACCATCGCTTCCTACCGTGGCGCACAGCTGTTCGAAGCTGTGGGTCTCTCGGAAGAAGTGGTGGACCTCAGCTTCCGTGGCGTTGCCAGCCGCATCAAAGGTGCGCGCTTCGTCGACATCGAGTCCGAGCAGAAGCTGCTGGCCTTCGAAGCCTGGAACAACCGCAAGGCCATCCAGCAAGGCGGCCTGCTGAAGTTCGTCTACGGCGGTGAGTACCACGCGTACAACCCGGACGTGGTGAACACCCTGCAAGCAGCCGTGCAGCAGGGCAACTACGAGAAGTTCAAGGAATACACCGCACTGGTGGACAGCCGTCCGGTATCGATGCTGCGCGACCTGCTCAAGGTCAAGACCATCGACCAGCCGCTGTCGTTGGACGAAATCGAGCCGCTGGAGTCCATCTTCAAGCGCTTCGATGCGGCGGGCATTTCCCTGGGCGCACTTTCCCCCGAGGCCCACGAGGCCCTGGCCGAAGCCATGAACCGCCTGGGCGGCCGCTCCAACTCCGGTGAGGGTGGTGAAGACCCGGCGCGCTACGGCACGGTGAAGAGCTCCAAGATCAAGCAGGTGGCGACCGGCCGCTTCGGCGTCACCCCGGAATACCTGGTCAACGCCGAAGTGCTGCAGATCAAGGTTGCCCAAGGCGCCAAGCCCGGTGAGGGCGGCCAGCTGCCCGGTGGCAAGGTCAACGGTCTGATTGCCCGTCTGCGCTATGCAGTGCCTGGCGTCACCCTGATCTCGCCGCCGCCGCACCACGACATCTACTCCATCGAAGACCTGGCCCAGCTGATCTATGACCTCAAGCAGGTCAACCCGCAGGCGCTGGTCTCGGTGAAGCTCGTGGCTGAAGCTGGCGTCGGCACCATCGCCGCTGGCGTGGCTAAGGCCTATGCCGACCTGATCACTATCTCCGGTTACGACGGCGGCACCGGCGCATCCCCGCTGACCTCGATCAAGTACGCCGGCAGCCCGTGGGAACTGGGTCTGGCGGAAACCCACCAGACCCTGCGCGGCAACGACCTGCGTGGCAAGGTACGTGTACAGACCGACGGCGGCCTGAAAACAGGCCTCGACGTGATCAAGGCCGCCATCCTCGGCGCCGAAAGCTTCGGCTTCGGTACCGCCCCGATGATTGCCCTGGGTTGCAAGTACCTGCGTATCTGCCACCTGAACAACTGCGCCACTGGCGTCGCCACCCAGAACGACAAGCTGCGCAAGGACCACTTCATCGGCACCGTCGAAATGGTGATGAACTTCTTCACCTACATTGCCGAAGAAACCCGTGAATGGCTGGCCAAGCTGGGCGTGCGCAGCTTGAGCGAACTGATCGGTCGTACCGACCTGCTGGAATTGCTGCCGGGTGATACCGAGAAGCAGGGCCACCTGGATCTCAGCCCGCTGCTGGGCAGCGACCATGTGCCGGCCGACAAGCCACAGTTCTGCGAAGTGGAGAAGAACCCGCCCTTCGACCCGGGCCTGTTGGCCGAGAAGATGTGGGACATTTCCAAAGCGGCCGTCGAAGGCAAGACTGGCGGCGTCTACGATCTGGACATCTGCAACTGCGACCGCTCCATTGGCGCGCGGATTTCCGGCGAGATCGCCCGTCGTCACGGCAACCAGGGCATGAAAGACGCCCCGGTGACCTTCCGCTTCCGTGGTACCGCAGGCCAGAGCTTCGGCGTGTGGAACGCCGGCGGTCTGAACCTCTACCTCGAAGGCGATGCCAACGACTATGTGGGCAAGGGCATGACCGGCGGCAAGGTCGTGATCACTCCGCCCAAAGGCAGCCCGTTCAAGAGCCAGGATTCGGCTATCGTCGGCAACACCTGCCTCTACGGCGCCACCGGCGGCAAACTATTCGCTGCGGGTACCGCAGGCGAGCGTTTCGCAGTGCGTAACTCCGGTGCCCACACCGTGGTGGAAGGCACTGGCGACCACTGCTGCGAGTACATGACCGGCGGCTTCGTCTGCGTCCTCGGCAAGACCGGCTACAACTTCGGCTCCGGTATGACCGGCGGCTTTGCCTATGTGCTCGACCAGGACAACAGCTTCGTCGACCGCGTCAACCACGAACT